A DNA window from Procambarus clarkii isolate CNS0578487 chromosome 3, FALCON_Pclarkii_2.0, whole genome shotgun sequence contains the following coding sequences:
- the LOC138369046 gene encoding probable inactive protein kinase DDB_G0270444: protein MHKKTTLEARLKARLKARLKVRLKVRLKARLKVRLKARLKARLKARLKPRLKPRLKARLKPRLKARLKARLKVRLKARLKAWLKPTLKPRLKARLKPRLEPRLKVRLKTRLKARLKARLKARLEPRLKARLKARLKARLKAKLEFQVKGQVKGQVKGQVKGQVKGQVKGQVKCQVKGQVKAQVKDQVNAQVKGQVKGQVKGQVKGQVKAQVKGQVKAQVKGQVKAQVKGQVKAQVKGQVKAQVKGQVKGQVKGQVKGQVKGQVKAQVKAQVKGQVKGQVKGQVKGQVKGQVKGQVKAQVKGQVNAQVKGQVRGQVKGQVKGQVKAQVKGQVKAQFKGQVKAQVKGQVKAQVKGQVKGQVKAQVKGQVKGQVKGQVKGQVKVQVKGQVEGQVKGQVKDQVKGQVKGQVKGQVKAQVKGQVKGQVKGQVNGQVKGQVKGQVKGQVKGQV from the exons atgcacaaaaag ACCACACTAGaggccaggttaaaggccaggttaaaggccaggttaaAGGTCAGGTTAAAGGTcaggttaaaggccaggttaaaggtcaggttaaaggccaggttaaaggccaggttaaaggccaggttaaAGCCCAGGTTAAAGCccaggttaaaggccaggttaaagcccaggttaaaggccaggttaaaggccaggttaaAGGTCAGGTTAAAAGCCAGGTTAAAGGCCTGGTTAAAGCCCACGTTAAAGCccaggttaaaggccaggttaaAGCCCAGGTTAGAGCCCAGGTTAAAGGTCAGGTTAAAGAccaggttaaaggccaggttaaaggccaggttaaaggccaggttagagcccaggttaaaggccaggttaaaggccaggttaaaggccaggttaaAGGCCAAGTTAGAGTTCCAGGTTAAAGGTcaggttaaaggccaggttaaaggccaggttaaaggccaggttaaaggccaggttaaaggccaggttaaatgccaggttaaaggccaggttaaAGCCCAGGTTAAAGATCAGGTTAATGCCCAGGTTAAAGGTCAAGTTAAAGGCCAGGTTAAAGGTcaggttaaaggccaggttaaAGCCCAGGTTAAAGGTCAGGTTAAAGCCCAGGTTAAAGGTCAGGTTAAAGCCCAGGTTAAAGGTCAGGTTAAAGCccaggttaaaggccaggttaaagcccaggttaaaggccaggttaaaggccaggttaaaggtcaggttaaaggccaggttaaaggccaggttaaAGCCCAGGTTAAAGCccaggttaaaggccaggttaaaggccaggttaaaggccaggttaaaggccaggttaaAGGTCAG gttaaaggccaggttaaAGCCCAGGTTAAAGGTCAGGTTAATGCCCAGGTTAAAGGTCAGGTTAGAGGCCAGGTTAAAGGTcaggttaaaggccaggttaaAGCCCAGGTTAAAGGTCAGGTTAAAGCCCAGTTTAAAGGTCAGGTTAAAGCCCAGGTTAAAGGTCAGGTTAAAGCccaggttaaaggccaggttaaaggccaggttaaagcccaggttaaaggccaggttaaaggccaggttaaaggccaggttaaAGGTCAGGTTAAAGTCCAGGTTAAAGGTCAGGTTGAAGGCCAGGTTAAAGGTCAGGTTAAAGAccaggttaaaggccaggttaaaggccaggttaaaggccaggttaaAGCCCAGGTTAAAGGTcaggttaaaggccaggttaaAGGTCAGGTTAACGGCCAGGTTAAAGGTcaggttaaaggccaggttaaaggccaggttaaaggccaggtttaa